One Hordeum vulgare subsp. vulgare chromosome 4H, MorexV3_pseudomolecules_assembly, whole genome shotgun sequence DNA window includes the following coding sequences:
- the LOC123448814 gene encoding protein high chlorophyll fluorescent 107: protein MAMRLFSSSPPPPPLPGPATAKASSAAALFSLRLRRGRPVDAAAAAGGGPERDGEGPFDRRMEEIAKKVPLFEPAMGEPAATAERPLPINLELWLHRAKVHTRKYEFAEAEKLLNKCMLYWPEDGRPYVALGKLYSKQSRFDKARAAYERGCQATQGENPYIWQCWAVLESKGGSIRRARELFDAATVADAKHIAAWHGWAILEIKQGNIKKARNLLAKGLKYCGGNEYIYQTLALLEARAERFEQARTLFQQATQCNPKSCASWLSWAQVEMRAENNAIARKLFEKAVQASPKNRFSWHVWALFEANQGNTDKARKLLKIGHAVNPRDPVILQSLALLEYNCASPNVARVLFRKASQIDPRHQPVWIAWGWMEWKEGNERTARSLYQRALSVNSTNECAARCLQAWGVLEQRVGNYTAARRLLRSSLNINSQSEVTWLTWAALEEEQGDPVRAEEIRDLYFQQRVEVVDDASWVMGFLDIIDPALDSVKKLLNMDRPSGQVTQQGSTSMSTSAGVEPSAGTTAEGSSSSDLDSGTAEGSSTSNLDSIVDRRAVYTREAESDFDVDGFIRRRLALDPAELDAVLEGSDPKGVISQRRTRRLTRKPLPLLPVP from the exons ATGGCGATGCGGCTCTTCTCGTCCTCGCCGCCTCCCCCGCCCCTCCCGGGCCCTGCCACCGCCAAGGCCTCATCCGCCGCCGCGCTCTTCTCCCTCCGCCTACGCCGCGGGAGGCCCGTTGACGCAGCTGCCGCGGCAGGGGGAGGGCCCGAGCGGGACGGGGAGGGGCCCTTCGACAGGAGAATGGAGGAGATTGCCAAGAAGGTCCCGCTCTTCGAGCCGGCCATGGGCGAGCCCGCCGCCACGGCTGAGCGCCCGCTGCCCATCAACCTCGAGCTCTGGCTCCACCGCGCCAAGGTGCACACCAGGAAGTACGAGTTCGCGGAAGCCGAGAAGCTCCTCAACAAG TGTATGCTGTATTGGCCTGAAGACGGGCGCCCATACGTCGCGCTTGGGAAGCTTTACAGCAAACAGTCGAGGTTTGACAAAGCTAGAGCGGCTTATGAAAGGGGATGCCAAGCCACACAGGGAGAAAATCCATACATTTGGCAG TGCTGGGCAGTGCTAGAAAGCAAGGGTGGGAGTATTCGAAGAGCACGAGAGCTATTTGATGCTGCTACTGTGGCTGATGCAAAGCACATCGCAGCTTGGCATGGGTGGGCAATTTTAGAAATCAAGCAAGGAAACATAAAAAAGGCTCGAAACCTACTTGCAAAAGGTTTGAAATATTGTGGAGGAAATGAGTATATTTACCAAACTCTTGCTTTGCTTGAAGCTAGAGCAGAGCGCTTTGAACAAGCACGGACTTTATTCCAGCAAGCTACTCAATGCAATCCAAAAAGTTGTGCAAgttggcta TCTTGGGCTCAGGTAGAAATGCGTGCAGAAAACAATGCCATTGCGAGGAAGCTCTTTGAG AAAGCTGTCCAGGCTAGTCCCAAGAACAGATTTTCGTGGCATGTCTGGGCACTCTTTGAGGCCAATCAAGGTAACACTGACAAAGCAAGGAAGTTACTTAAGATTGGCCATGCTGTGAACCCTAGGGACCCTGTAATTCTACAGTCACTTGCACTGCTGGAATACAATTGTGCATCTCCAAATGTTGCCCGTGTATTATTTAGAAAGGCATCTCAGATTGATCCAAGGCACCAACCAGTTTGGATA GCTTGGGGTTGGATGGAGTGGAAAGAAGGAAATGAGAGAACTGCAAGGTCACTCTATCAGAGAGCCTTGTCAGTTAATTCAACAAATGAATGTGCTGCTCGTTGTCTTCAG GCTTGGGGGGTCCTAGAACAGCGTGTTGGTAACTACACTGCTGCCagaagattgttgaggtcttcgcTGAACATCAATTCTCAGAGTGAGGTGACATGGCTGACATGGGCGGCACTAGAGGAGGAACAGGGGGATCCAGTTCGGGCTGAAGAAATACGGGACCTTTATTTTCAGCAG CGTGTCGAGGTCGTGGATGATGCCTCCTGGGTCATGGGCTTCCTCGACATCATCGATCCTGCTCTAGACAGCGTGAAGAAGCTCCTAAACATGGACCGACCGTCCGGTCAAGTGACGCAGCAAGGCAGTACCAGCATGAGCACTTCTGCAGGTGTAGAGCCCTCTGCGGGTACTACAGCTGAAGGTTCAAGTAGTTCTGACCTTGACAGCGGCACGGCTGAAGGTTCAAGCACTTCCAACCTCGACAGCATCGTGGACCGCCGTGCTGTATACACTCGGGAGGCAGAGAGTGATTTCGACGTGGATGGCTTCATCAGGAGGAGGCTGGCCCTGGACCCGGCGGAGCTAGACGCTGTGCTAGAGGGCTCCGATCCTAAGGGAGTTATTTCTCAGAGGAGGACGCGGCGGCTGACCAGGaaacctctccctcttctcccCGTCCCCTAG